In Terriglobales bacterium, the genomic window TGTTAGAGCCGGTGAAAAAAGTAGCCATTTCGGCCGGTGAGAGCCGGGGCCAATGAGACCGCCAAAGGAGCAGTTGGCGGGGACGCGGTAAGGGACTCTAAATCAGTTTCTAAATCTCAACCGGCACGGAAGTGCGAAAACGCCACTTATGAACGAGCGGCGTTGTCCGCATTGCCATGAGTTGTTCTATCCGTCCCGATGCCAGCGGGAGCAGATCGTTTGCAGTGGTTCCGGCTGCCAGGAACAGCGGCGTTCCAACTACCGCCGAAACAAGCTCGCCACCGATCCGAACTATCGTGAGGCGTGTCGGCAAAGTGCGCGCCAGTGGCGCAAACAGCACCCGGATTATTGGAAGCAGTATCGCCAGACCCACCCGGCTGCTGTGGAGCGCAATTGCCAGCAGCAAAAATCGCGCGACCGTAAGCAACATTTCAAACATCTTGCAAACAACACTTCAGCTTCAGATCTAAGACCTTGTCCTGCCACAGTTTGGGTTGTCGGTGCAGAACTGCACAATCTTGCAAACAACATCTCAGCTCCTACGCAAGTGTGGGTGCTGGAAGCAGTTCCGCCACCGCGCTTCGCCGCCGGCTATCTTGCAAACAACATCCCTCTGGCGCCGTGAGCGTTTCCGCAGGATAAATGGAGTCGCGCCATGCTCACGCCGGATCAGATCAACACCATTCACCGTCTTCACCTGGTGGATAAGTGGCCGCTGCGCAAGATTGCACGCCAACTTCACATCGGCCGCCGCACGGTAGCGAAGTACATGCAGACGCCGGCTCCGCCACCTACACATCGTGACCGTGCCAGCAAACTGGATCCTTTCAAGGCTGCCATCAGCGAACTGCTGGAGCGTGATCCTACCGCGCCGGCCACCGTGATCGCCGAGCATCTGCGCACGCTGGGCTTCGATGGGGGCATCACGATCGTGAAGGATTCTCTGCAGGCGGTTCATGGAAGCTCGGAATCGCCGTGCCTACGTGCGTATGGAGCCTGGTCCCGGGGAGCGTTTCGAAGTCGATTGGGGGCACTTCGGTGCGCTCGTCTATAACCACAATCCACGTAAACTCTACGCCTTCTGCCTGGTCGAATGTCACAGCCGCAAACTCTATCTGGAGTTCACGCACAGCCAGAGCTTCGAAACGTTTGTCCGCTGTCACATCCACGCCTTTGATGCGATGACCGGCTGCGCTCGCGAAATCTGGTTCGATAATCTCGCCACTGCGGTCGCCGAACACGAAGGAAATCTCGTCCGCTTCAATCCGCGGTTCCTCGCCTTTGCGCGCGAATACGGCTTCATTCCGCGGGCTTGCCACATCGCAGCAGCTTGGGAGAAAGGCAAGATTGAACGCGCGATCGGTTATGTACGCCAGAGTTTTTGGCCGCTTCGAAGCTTTACCGATCTGGCCGACGTGAATGCGCAGGCCCGGCAGTGGATCGACCAGACTGCCAATCAACGCAAACATCGCGAAACCGGCCAAGCTCCCAACGAGCGATTCCAACCCGAGTTTTTACGGCCTCTGCCCCTGCTCGCCCCGGATTATCGCGACACCGCCGATGCCCTTGTCCACAAAGACCTGCGCCTATGTTTTGACGGCAATCGCTATTGCGTGCCGCCCCGCTATGTCGGACGAAAACTCACCGTCAAGGCAGACTCGCACTCAGTGTCCATTTACGATCAGTCGAAAGAAGTCGTTAGCTACGCGCGCTCCTGGGAGCGCGGCCGCACCTTCGGCGCCGAGCGCTTTCAAAAGGAGTTGTTCGCGCAGTTAGCAGCAGCTCAACGCTCTGCGGCACAACAACGTCTGATCCAGATTCTTGGCCCCACATCGGAATACTACCTGCGCAAACTTGCCGAAACCGATCGCTCTCTCACACGACAGATCCGCGAACTCCTCGAACTCGTGCGTGATTACGGCCCCGAAGCTGTCGCTTCGGCACTCGAGAAAGCTTATACCGCTGGCGCCTTTGGCGCCGACTATATCGCCAACATCCTTCGCCAGCAGCAGACGCGCCGCGATATCCAACCACCATTACGTCTGAAAGATCCCGAGTTGAACGGGCTGGCCACCGATCCGCTCTCCCTCGCTGACTACGACGCCTTCATTCTCCGCTCGCGAAAGGAATCTTATGACCTCACTACAAGCGAAACTGGATCAACTCAGCTTGACAACGATGAGCCGCCAGCTCGATCAGATCATTGCTGATGCCGCCGCCAGGAATCTCAGCTTCGTACAAGCACTGGAAAGTCTGACAGACCTTGAACTGGAGTCTCGTAACAACCGTTCCATCGAACGCCGCTTCCGCTTGTCGCGGCTGCATGCGCGATACTCCATCGACAGCTTCCACTTCAAACACCATAAGAGCCGCATGCAACTCAAGCCGCGCATCCTGCGCCTCTTGGATCTTGAGTTTCTCGCCAAGGGAACCAGCGTCATCCTGATTGGAAATCCTGGCACAGGAAAGACCTTCTTGGCAAAAATCATCGGTTGGCGCGCCTGCCAGGCCAATCAGCGCGTCCTGTTCACGACCGCTATGGATATGTTGAATCAACTGCTCGCTTCGCAGGTCGATC contains:
- the istA gene encoding IS21 family transposase; this translates as MEPGPGERFEVDWGHFGALVYNHNPRKLYAFCLVECHSRKLYLEFTHSQSFETFVRCHIHAFDAMTGCAREIWFDNLATAVAEHEGNLVRFNPRFLAFAREYGFIPRACHIAAAWEKGKIERAIGYVRQSFWPLRSFTDLADVNAQARQWIDQTANQRKHRETGQAPNERFQPEFLRPLPLLAPDYRDTADALVHKDLRLCFDGNRYCVPPRYVGRKLTVKADSHSVSIYDQSKEVVSYARSWERGRTFGAERFQKELFAQLAAAQRSAAQQRLIQILGPTSEYYLRKLAETDRSLTRQIRELLELVRDYGPEAVASALEKAYTAGAFGADYIANILRQQQTRRDIQPPLRLKDPELNGLATDPLSLADYDAFILRSRKESYDLTTSETGSTQLDNDEPPARSDHC
- the istB gene encoding IS21-like element helper ATPase IstB → MSRQLDQIIADAAARNLSFVQALESLTDLELESRNNRSIERRFRLSRLHARYSIDSFHFKHHKSRMQLKPRILRLLDLEFLAKGTSVILIGNPGTGKTFLAKIIGWRACQANQRVLFTTAMDMLNQLLASQVDHSLVRKLKSYTDPRLLVIDELGYLSLDQQTSNLFYQVISTRHGEKRSTVITTNTAFSDWGNILYNTTIATAIADRLVENSEVFLLGGDSLRKANQNPPPPAE